From one Peredibacter starrii genomic stretch:
- a CDS encoding ABC transporter permease, producing the protein MRDHFFLLKVALRNLGRHPRRTILLILGIALANALTLWILTFRQTTFKTMMDNILGMKYGQEQITAPSYYDFEKGSINPFKIIQKDSIKTLPETYTLRTQGVVLLASQKNAFPLLMNGYDMKRELELSRLSTLLKKDFKFQHKFPLILGKRLALALAVDEGDEVAVIGQAVDGSVANELFTVEKILDLGGGEFEKTFAVTDLSSMQEFLSMGPDQYHLLVNFGDPIKGPSILEKIQWQKLLPQIASSSSFMDRFTKFYAIFFALVAGIAMANTLSLSFLERVKEYKMTTIIGAPPSWIRKSIALEIFLVSVVALLLGNFVMLTCIGIFNIIPLNLSVLTGGAPITMGGIHLSQDMYLNFYGWVFLSCNLFLIVTLVIASFYPLRIVLKKSQTDV; encoded by the coding sequence ATGCGTGATCATTTCTTCCTTTTAAAAGTGGCCCTCCGGAATCTTGGTCGTCATCCACGCCGAACGATTCTTCTTATTTTGGGAATCGCGCTCGCCAATGCTCTCACGCTATGGATTCTGACCTTCCGACAAACAACATTTAAAACCATGATGGATAACATCCTGGGCATGAAGTATGGCCAGGAACAAATCACCGCCCCTTCTTATTATGACTTTGAAAAAGGGAGCATTAATCCTTTCAAGATCATTCAAAAAGACTCCATCAAAACACTTCCAGAGACCTACACTTTGAGGACTCAAGGAGTGGTGCTACTCGCAAGTCAGAAAAACGCTTTCCCACTCTTAATGAATGGCTACGATATGAAGCGAGAGCTTGAACTCTCACGCCTTTCTACTCTCTTAAAAAAAGACTTTAAGTTTCAGCATAAATTCCCTCTGATTTTGGGAAAACGTCTGGCCCTTGCCCTTGCCGTTGATGAAGGTGATGAGGTGGCAGTCATTGGCCAGGCGGTCGACGGATCAGTGGCCAATGAGCTTTTCACCGTCGAGAAGATTTTAGATCTTGGAGGTGGTGAGTTTGAGAAGACTTTCGCCGTGACGGATCTCTCCTCAATGCAGGAATTTCTCTCAATGGGCCCGGATCAGTATCACCTGCTCGTGAACTTTGGTGATCCGATTAAAGGTCCGTCCATTTTAGAGAAAATTCAGTGGCAAAAACTCTTGCCACAAATTGCTTCAAGCTCAAGCTTCATGGACCGCTTTACAAAATTTTATGCCATTTTCTTTGCTTTAGTGGCGGGAATTGCCATGGCCAATACTCTTTCACTCTCGTTTTTAGAACGGGTGAAAGAATACAAGATGACCACCATCATTGGGGCACCTCCAAGCTGGATCAGAAAATCCATTGCCCTTGAGATTTTTCTCGTCTCAGTTGTGGCCCTTCTATTAGGGAACTTTGTAATGCTCACTTGTATCGGGATTTTTAATATCATCCCGCTTAATTTGTCGGTTCTAACAGGTGGGGCGCCCATTACCATGGGTGGCATTCACCTCTCCCAAGACATGTACCTGAATTTCTACGGCTGGGTTTTCCTTTCATGTAATCTCTTTCTTATAGTGACTCTGGTGATCGCTTCCTTCTATCCGCTTAGAATTGTGCTCAAGAAGAGCCAGACCGATGTCTAA
- a CDS encoding ABC transporter permease has product MNKTAILHFALRSIIRQKSRNAFIIVIVCLTSIFSLFTASLFEGKNHQLKNSIIETETGHWQVLDRGFFDTQDPMNPEVLDRKLLKKLRPYKMTPELLLKTTILHPEGSQELTLIGIEPESHEKVFPLKAHVTGTWPIPKENRRTVVIGQKFAEKLKLAIGDDLVITYQDRSNAILNEALTVVGIFNKYGPGFEGHNAYVRNEVIQDLLSLADAGSFHRVILKPQDAKVPPVIKNKNLVLKSWDNLYPELNVMMRFHDGTTRALIVFMLVIAFVSIITPINILWDERKEEVKLLRTLGTGDKTIYLLGACEAVTIIGISLILSVSIWGVLHLLSIQKGLDFTLLGEQQVVREGIQISPLVFPVINWMNVIVILSFHAVIIFGSNYFCVKKLVKKEVIDA; this is encoded by the coding sequence ATGAACAAGACAGCAATCCTCCATTTCGCCCTACGGTCGATCATTCGGCAGAAGTCCCGAAATGCGTTTATTATTGTTATTGTTTGCCTTACCTCGATCTTTTCCCTCTTCACCGCGAGTCTTTTTGAAGGGAAGAACCACCAGCTTAAAAACAGCATTATTGAGACCGAAACGGGCCATTGGCAGGTCCTGGATCGGGGCTTTTTCGATACCCAGGATCCCATGAATCCTGAGGTCCTGGACCGGAAGCTCTTAAAGAAATTAAGACCCTATAAAATGACCCCTGAGCTTTTGTTGAAGACCACCATCCTTCACCCGGAAGGTTCTCAGGAATTGACCCTGATTGGAATTGAGCCGGAGTCTCATGAGAAGGTATTCCCCCTTAAAGCGCATGTGACGGGCACCTGGCCCATTCCCAAAGAGAACCGCCGGACCGTGGTGATCGGCCAGAAATTTGCCGAGAAACTTAAACTCGCCATCGGCGATGATCTGGTGATCACCTATCAGGACAGAAGTAATGCGATCTTAAATGAGGCCCTTACAGTGGTGGGTATATTTAATAAATACGGGCCAGGTTTTGAGGGACATAATGCCTACGTTAGGAATGAAGTCATTCAGGATCTTCTAAGCCTTGCGGACGCTGGGTCTTTTCACCGTGTGATTTTAAAACCACAAGACGCCAAGGTTCCTCCGGTGATTAAGAATAAAAATCTGGTTCTTAAGTCTTGGGACAATCTCTACCCAGAACTTAATGTCATGATGAGATTCCATGATGGCACCACTCGCGCGCTTATCGTTTTCATGCTGGTGATTGCTTTTGTATCAATCATCACACCGATTAATATCTTGTGGGACGAGCGAAAAGAAGAAGTAAAACTTCTTCGCACTCTAGGAACTGGTGATAAAACGATTTATCTATTAGGCGCCTGTGAGGCAGTTACGATTATCGGAATTTCTCTCATCCTAAGTGTTTCTATCTGGGGCGTTCTTCATCTTTTAAGTATTCAAAAAGGACTCGACTTTACTCTCTTGGGTGAACAACAAGTCGTGCGTGAAGGCATTCAGATTTCTCCTCTGGTTTTCCCGGTGATTAACTGGATGAATGTGATTGTGATTTTAAGTTTTCACGCTGTGATTATTTTTGGCAGTAATTATTTTTGCGTGAAGAAACTTGTTAAAAAGGAAGTCATCGATGCGTGA
- a CDS encoding methyltransferase domain-containing protein encodes MKIIWDESSHEHKVTKFYAHGVENYVDFHGGYLNFGFWENGNEDYLVAAETLVKKLGVMLKLDDQAELLDVACGMGGQDIVLANHFPVRKITAYDLMFEHLVHAKRRIDQAGLQDKIKTVQGTAIKLPFGENEFSHILCIEGIVHFNTRNQFFKECHRVLKPNGRVVFSDYVAKKMPTNPYEAFLLKLVTKLWNIPYDNVGTPEDYKANLEKAGFTDVVVHCVGENVIPGYCKEQNREECIQELVKIRGWFAGRVGHIIDHVLDWSYQKGLIDYVLVEANKK; translated from the coding sequence ATGAAAATCATTTGGGATGAGAGTTCTCACGAGCACAAAGTCACTAAGTTCTACGCTCACGGCGTGGAGAACTATGTGGACTTTCATGGTGGTTACCTTAATTTTGGTTTTTGGGAAAACGGCAATGAGGACTATCTGGTTGCGGCCGAAACTCTTGTGAAGAAATTGGGAGTCATGCTGAAACTAGACGATCAAGCTGAACTCTTAGATGTTGCATGTGGAATGGGTGGGCAGGATATCGTTCTTGCTAATCATTTTCCGGTCAGGAAAATTACGGCCTATGATCTAATGTTCGAGCATTTGGTGCATGCCAAGCGGCGAATTGATCAAGCGGGACTTCAGGATAAAATCAAAACCGTTCAAGGAACTGCGATTAAACTTCCTTTCGGAGAGAATGAATTTTCTCATATCTTGTGTATTGAAGGGATTGTTCACTTTAATACTCGCAACCAATTTTTTAAAGAATGCCACCGAGTTTTAAAACCAAATGGGAGAGTGGTATTTTCAGACTACGTCGCCAAGAAAATGCCAACCAATCCTTATGAGGCATTTTTACTGAAGCTCGTAACAAAACTCTGGAACATTCCTTACGACAACGTAGGAACACCGGAAGACTATAAGGCCAATCTTGAGAAAGCGGGCTTTACAGATGTCGTCGTTCACTGTGTAGGTGAAAATGTGATTCCTGGTTACTGCAAAGAACAGAACCGTGAAGAATGCATCCAGGAGCTGGTGAAGATTCGTGGGTGGTTCGCCGGTCGCGTTGGGCACATTATTGATCACGTGCTTGATTGGTCATATCAGAAGGGCCTCATTGATTACGTACTCGTTGAGGCCAATAAAAAATGA
- a CDS encoding sterol desaturase family protein: MKHLIEDHRILLKFFAAKNPWTVLYFVVPLLTGLVLCMPEIRVLNLLIALPLSFLYWSFVEYLIHRYFFHWIPKNRILRYLTSSFHLYHHENPTDTGVINSGWVTGTLGVFFHFGIFYFVFRSPFQTALELTFGLVLVYYYYEWVHYKVHEKIYEKGIMRFLQNFHLTHHVSPRCNFGQITPIWDFLLGTMKENKETKDNPRMRSFVKGAR, from the coding sequence GTGAAGCACTTAATTGAAGACCATCGCATCCTTCTAAAGTTCTTCGCGGCCAAGAATCCTTGGACCGTGTTGTATTTTGTGGTTCCACTACTCACAGGTCTCGTTCTCTGTATGCCAGAGATCAGGGTTTTAAATCTTTTGATCGCGTTGCCTTTATCATTTCTGTATTGGAGTTTTGTTGAATATCTCATTCACCGCTACTTCTTTCACTGGATTCCTAAAAATAGAATCCTTCGCTACCTCACAAGTTCGTTTCATTTGTATCACCATGAGAATCCAACCGATACAGGTGTGATCAATTCAGGTTGGGTGACAGGAACATTGGGCGTGTTCTTTCATTTTGGGATTTTTTACTTTGTGTTCCGGTCCCCATTTCAAACCGCTCTTGAGCTCACTTTTGGTCTAGTGCTCGTGTATTACTATTACGAATGGGTCCACTATAAAGTGCATGAAAAGATTTATGAGAAGGGCATTATGCGCTTCCTTCAGAACTTTCACCTCACCCATCATGTAAGTCCTCGTTGTAACTTTGGGCAGATCACTCCGATCTGGGACTTTTTATTAGGTACAATGAAAGAGAATAAAGAAACCAAAGACAATCCTCGCATGCGCTCCTTTGTAAAAGGGGCCCGATGA
- a CDS encoding 2-oxo acid dehydrogenase subunit E2, which translates to MNFITKNIQGLTPTPTSPWRKISLGTWRITGDSSVYGMMEINVDPALKHLEKIAKEENVKLTLTHYVARALALTFREHPQINSIVRWGKLYRRRDVDIFLHVAMDTTGEDLSGIVIKELDKKSLKVVAQEMNSRVKDLKAHGDPAFNNIKKTIRFIPSFILRYALDLIGFVLYSLNLWSPALNVNRDPFGSAMVTNIGSLGADFAFTPIPYYSRVPFILSIGAVKDGPWVNPETRSIEIAKLCKLGVTFDHRIIDGVHAANMSKTFKRFMEHPELL; encoded by the coding sequence ATGAACTTCATCACCAAGAACATTCAAGGCCTCACACCAACACCGACTTCTCCCTGGCGAAAGATCTCTTTAGGAACCTGGAGAATCACCGGAGACTCAAGTGTGTATGGCATGATGGAGATCAATGTAGATCCGGCCCTAAAGCACTTAGAAAAGATCGCCAAAGAAGAAAATGTTAAACTCACACTGACTCACTATGTGGCGCGGGCCCTCGCTCTGACTTTTCGTGAACATCCGCAAATTAATTCAATCGTTCGCTGGGGAAAACTATATCGACGTCGTGATGTGGATATTTTTCTTCATGTGGCAATGGACACCACCGGAGAAGACCTCTCTGGGATCGTGATCAAAGAACTTGATAAAAAATCACTCAAAGTTGTGGCCCAGGAGATGAATTCTCGAGTCAAAGATCTTAAAGCTCATGGTGACCCGGCCTTCAATAACATTAAAAAAACTATTCGCTTCATTCCTTCATTTATTCTTCGTTACGCTTTAGATCTTATTGGTTTCGTGCTCTATTCATTAAACCTCTGGTCGCCGGCCCTGAATGTGAATCGTGATCCCTTCGGAAGTGCGATGGTAACTAACATTGGATCTCTTGGTGCTGACTTTGCGTTCACACCAATTCCTTATTACTCACGAGTACCATTCATTCTTTCTATCGGTGCTGTGAAAGATGGCCCATGGGTCAATCCCGAGACGCGATCAATTGAAATAGCGAAACTCTGCAAACTTGGAGTGACGTTTGATCACCGAATTATTGATGGCGTTCATGCTGCCAATATGTCGAAGACCTTTAAACGCTTCATGGAACATCCAGAGCTCCTATGA
- a CDS encoding phosphatase PAP2 family protein — translation MLKRINLNDLALMVGVLLVYAILYVFNNRFQFFEIWNIPRTAFDEIVVFSPNWIWIYLSAYLMPVAMFFFLIRLGLHLHFLQLFFILTIITNIVFFLFPSSIDRIPVPMEGVNDLTKLAFEILFSADKPFTCLPSTHVSTSFIAALSVRQHPRLFLIFTVFALLISYSALAIGQHYVYDAIAGGFAALLALEIHNRTVGAMENQLALGFLSR, via the coding sequence ATGTTAAAGCGAATCAATCTAAACGACTTGGCCCTCATGGTTGGCGTACTTCTGGTGTACGCGATCCTTTATGTTTTCAATAATCGGTTTCAGTTTTTTGAGATCTGGAACATTCCTCGCACGGCCTTTGATGAGATCGTGGTGTTTTCACCGAACTGGATTTGGATTTATTTGTCGGCCTATCTCATGCCAGTCGCGATGTTTTTCTTTTTGATTCGATTGGGACTTCATCTTCATTTTCTACAATTGTTTTTTATCCTTACTATTATTACCAATATTGTGTTCTTTCTGTTTCCGAGTTCGATCGATCGAATTCCGGTTCCGATGGAAGGAGTGAATGATCTTACAAAGCTCGCCTTTGAAATTTTGTTTTCTGCGGATAAACCGTTTACTTGTTTGCCAAGTACTCACGTGAGCACGTCTTTCATAGCGGCCTTAAGTGTCCGCCAACATCCAAGACTCTTTTTAATTTTCACGGTGTTTGCTTTATTGATTAGTTATTCGGCCTTAGCGATCGGTCAGCACTATGTTTACGATGCCATTGCCGGTGGATTTGCGGCGTTGTTGGCACTTGAGATTCATAACCGAACGGTGGGAGCTATGGAGAATCAGTTAGCACTAGGCTTTCTATCTCGTTAG
- a CDS encoding sterol desaturase family protein produces MSFANEQFLYVLILFGMIVIIPYLVLCFAPLKVLEPWKSVVSKDKSIIRPLLLSLSTLAIIYGVFLLGSLVKFQQDLPTWYLVLSVPMVIFIHDAYFYWTHYLMHKSKFLYRFHKHHHQSGDTTPLDAFAFHPVEAFIHFIFFVIYPVIIPTSLEIMQFMFLWMLICNSAGHLPYEFYPKFLYDFPIIRQFNTATHHHMHHQYYNSNFSLYYNWWDRWMNTNQKSYFMRFQEVKEKTHSILKKGLHPSG; encoded by the coding sequence ATGAGCTTTGCTAATGAGCAATTCCTCTATGTACTGATCCTTTTTGGAATGATCGTGATCATTCCTTATCTCGTGCTGTGCTTTGCTCCTTTGAAAGTTTTGGAACCTTGGAAATCCGTCGTTTCAAAAGATAAATCGATTATAAGACCCCTGCTATTATCGCTCTCAACTCTCGCGATCATTTATGGAGTTTTCCTTCTTGGAAGCTTAGTGAAGTTTCAACAAGACCTTCCAACCTGGTATCTCGTCTTGTCAGTTCCCATGGTGATTTTTATTCACGATGCTTATTTTTATTGGACCCACTATTTGATGCATAAATCGAAGTTCCTCTACCGCTTCCATAAGCATCATCATCAAAGCGGTGATACGACTCCCTTAGATGCATTTGCTTTTCATCCGGTTGAGGCCTTTATTCATTTTATTTTCTTTGTGATTTATCCGGTGATCATTCCGACGAGCTTAGAGATCATGCAGTTTATGTTTTTGTGGATGCTCATTTGTAATTCGGCCGGACACTTGCCTTATGAATTTTATCCGAAGTTTCTCTATGACTTTCCCATCATTCGACAATTTAATACGGCCACACATCATCACATGCATCATCAATACTACAATTCAAATTTTAGTTTGTACTACAATTGGTGGGACCGCTGGATGAACACTAATCAGAAAAGCTACTTCATGCGTTTTCAAGAAGTAAAAGAGAAGACTCACTCAATACTGAAGAAGGGCCTTCACCCATCTGGCTAA
- a CDS encoding cytochrome P450, with amino-acid sequence MNELKKVSNLSLLRGVWKHHSNLVEYIEGLRKENGEAFYFSFGSLNGFFLNRPDLVKTVMMERWATYPKSARYKTLSPLIGDSILTSNGDRWKERRVLAQPIFQTKIIAGYREVVEKEVDLSLSMVKSGEVIDAYSHVAQFTFRVISKIMFSDDIDEVFEEFHETVLRIQNECTVVALYPFEFMDNLPLPANITFKKLSGIIHRIVDGIIEKRLKNPDKDSYKDLLSRYLKQIDAENKNFSLTELRNELVTMLIAGNETTALSISWALYELARHENHQERLIDEVKGLSMPSGEENAFQFLKQVPFMSSVINEIFRMYPAVWLFSRQAAKDDELDSIKVKKDSLVLISPYFLHRNAEFWNDPNTFDPPRFERPYNEDAFIPFAKGPRMCIGMSLAQFEIQQYLFQFFKKFKVTPGCDLSQIRPKPLVNLYPNAPIKLMVTSL; translated from the coding sequence ATGAATGAACTTAAGAAGGTCTCGAACTTAAGTCTTCTCAGAGGTGTTTGGAAACACCACTCAAATCTTGTGGAATATATTGAAGGCCTTCGAAAGGAAAATGGCGAGGCCTTTTATTTTTCTTTCGGAAGTTTGAATGGCTTCTTTTTAAATCGTCCGGATCTGGTCAAGACCGTCATGATGGAGCGATGGGCGACCTATCCAAAGTCCGCTCGCTATAAAACACTTTCGCCCTTAATTGGTGACAGCATTCTAACTTCCAATGGAGACCGTTGGAAAGAGAGGAGAGTTCTTGCTCAACCAATCTTTCAAACCAAGATCATTGCTGGTTATCGTGAGGTCGTTGAGAAGGAAGTGGATCTCTCCCTTTCAATGGTCAAGTCTGGCGAAGTCATTGATGCTTACTCACATGTGGCCCAATTCACTTTCAGGGTGATAAGTAAAATCATGTTCTCAGATGACATTGATGAGGTGTTTGAAGAGTTTCATGAAACAGTATTAAGAATTCAAAATGAGTGCACGGTGGTGGCCCTTTATCCATTTGAGTTTATGGATAATCTTCCATTGCCGGCCAATATTACATTTAAGAAGTTAAGTGGAATCATTCACAGAATTGTGGATGGAATCATTGAAAAGCGTCTTAAAAATCCTGATAAGGACTCTTATAAAGATCTTTTGAGCCGTTATTTGAAACAGATCGATGCCGAAAATAAAAACTTCTCATTAACGGAACTTCGAAATGAACTCGTGACTATGCTGATTGCTGGAAACGAAACGACGGCCTTATCTATAAGCTGGGCCCTCTATGAACTTGCCCGTCATGAGAATCATCAAGAACGATTGATTGATGAAGTGAAGGGGCTTTCGATGCCGAGCGGGGAAGAGAATGCTTTTCAGTTTTTAAAGCAAGTTCCTTTCATGAGCTCCGTTATCAATGAAATTTTCCGCATGTATCCCGCGGTGTGGTTGTTCTCTCGTCAGGCCGCCAAAGACGATGAACTTGATAGTATTAAAGTCAAAAAAGATTCACTAGTTTTGATCTCTCCGTATTTTTTACATCGAAATGCAGAGTTCTGGAATGATCCAAACACCTTCGATCCCCCTCGCTTTGAGAGACCCTATAACGAAGACGCTTTCATTCCTTTTGCGAAAGGTCCTCGTATGTGTATTGGCATGAGTCTCGCGCAGTTTGAGATCCAACAATACCTATTTCAATTCTTTAAGAAGTTCAAAGTCACTCCTGGTTGTGATTTAAGTCAGATTCGTCCTAAGCCGCTCGTGAATTTGTATCCCAATGCTCCGATTAAGCTTATGGTGACTTCTCTATGA
- a CDS encoding BadF/BadG/BcrA/BcrD ATPase family protein, producing the protein MKNSQELSIGIDVGSTTVKVVVLDSSSNILFSKYERHHTKQAQCVLDLLTLIEEKFPEEKKFYMTGSGASTIAPKIGAKFVQEVNAVAMAVEKLHPRAQSVIELGGQDAKVIIFKEKENGDKRTLTYMNDKCASGTGATIDKCMLKVGMDPTGLSSIKFDPEKLHHVAAKCGVFAETDIVNLIKSSIAKEDILNSLADAIVNQNLSVLTRGNTLKDEIILLGGPNTYLPFLVECWKYRIQEIWRERGFTDLLEGDIDKKILVPENSLYYAALGSCYFGRLSFETENYKGLSDLKSFILGGRKEELKQIAGDPLVATAEELSNFLNQYSIPTYKPIEPRSGETIRAFLGVDGGSTSTKCALVDENGKLILKVYTLSKGNPFEDFKILIGKINAHFDHFGAKLDVIGFGVTGYAANIFEKVFSADVNVIETVAHMKSSQNAFGDVDVICDIGGQDIKVLFLKSQELSNFKLSNQCSAGNGMILQGMAEQFGHGVHEYADVAFKAEIAPTFSYGCGVFLDSDRVNFQKQGFSKEEIMAGLAQVLPKNIWQYVVQVPRLESFGRRFVLQGGTQYNLAALKAQVDYIKKRVKNAEVFVHPHPGEAGAIGAALEARELVGIRGYTTFPGLHEAYNISYTTKSDESTRCNFCPNHCARTFVDTKTPSGKSVRYISGFSCEKGTVENKEALKLLMQKNAEKKKNNPNLVRTQAKELFKLDLTVTSHTPGFLQKKIDRSHIKIAMPRVLNMWIMAPFFNAYFLSLGLKAENIIWSSETNEQMSKDGMKYGSIDPCFPAKVAQAHMHQLLYHEKMDYIFFPAITHTPNFLVNVVSSTSCPVVQGTPLVMKSSFTLEKDYFKEKETIFVNSAVDFQNTGYLKKQLLETWSKHLTLSSKENDHAVMEGLKALQNFELEMEKRGQEIIERAEREKGIAILLLGRPYHLDPGLNHQILDEVQGLGFPVITMTSIPKNKEWLSKYFEGNPHDINDVWPENFSTNSAQKVWAAKFAARNPHIAVIDISSFKCGHDAPTYGIIDSITSAAKAAYLTLHDLDQTSPTESFKIRLKTFAYNLNKRIERFRKDDVCSTGPTKTLETSLKVSEVMSHF; encoded by the coding sequence ATGAAAAATTCACAAGAGCTCTCTATTGGCATTGATGTAGGTTCCACCACCGTGAAGGTCGTGGTGCTTGATTCGTCTTCGAACATTTTGTTTTCAAAGTATGAACGCCATCACACCAAGCAGGCCCAGTGTGTGCTGGATCTTCTGACTCTCATTGAAGAAAAATTTCCGGAAGAAAAAAAGTTTTACATGACAGGGTCTGGAGCTTCCACCATTGCACCTAAGATCGGGGCGAAGTTTGTTCAGGAAGTAAATGCAGTTGCCATGGCGGTGGAAAAACTCCATCCACGCGCGCAGAGTGTGATTGAACTGGGCGGCCAGGACGCTAAGGTCATTATCTTTAAAGAAAAAGAAAATGGCGACAAACGAACTCTCACCTACATGAATGATAAGTGTGCCTCTGGAACCGGAGCAACAATCGATAAGTGCATGCTCAAGGTCGGCATGGATCCGACAGGTCTTTCGTCAATTAAATTTGATCCTGAAAAGCTTCATCATGTGGCGGCGAAATGCGGAGTCTTCGCAGAAACCGATATCGTAAATCTCATTAAATCCAGTATCGCCAAAGAAGATATCTTAAATTCTCTCGCCGATGCGATCGTGAATCAAAATCTTTCAGTTCTCACTCGCGGAAACACACTCAAAGATGAAATCATTTTACTGGGTGGCCCGAATACATATCTTCCCTTCTTAGTTGAATGCTGGAAGTATCGGATTCAAGAAATCTGGAGAGAGCGTGGTTTCACAGACCTCTTAGAGGGTGACATTGATAAAAAAATATTAGTGCCTGAGAATTCCCTCTACTACGCCGCCCTGGGTTCTTGCTATTTTGGCCGTTTGAGTTTTGAGACTGAAAATTACAAAGGTCTTTCTGACTTAAAATCTTTCATCCTGGGTGGAAGGAAAGAAGAACTAAAACAAATTGCAGGCGATCCATTAGTTGCAACAGCTGAAGAACTTTCAAATTTCCTCAATCAATATTCCATTCCTACTTATAAACCAATTGAACCCAGAAGTGGTGAAACAATTCGTGCTTTCTTGGGCGTTGATGGTGGTTCCACTTCCACTAAGTGCGCTTTGGTTGATGAAAATGGAAAACTCATTCTCAAAGTTTATACTCTTTCAAAAGGTAATCCTTTTGAAGATTTCAAAATCCTCATTGGAAAGATAAACGCCCACTTCGATCACTTCGGGGCCAAACTCGATGTCATCGGGTTTGGAGTGACTGGCTATGCGGCCAACATCTTTGAAAAAGTCTTCTCGGCCGATGTAAATGTCATTGAGACCGTGGCCCATATGAAGAGTTCACAGAACGCCTTCGGTGATGTGGATGTGATCTGCGATATTGGGGGCCAGGACATTAAGGTGCTTTTCTTAAAGTCCCAGGAGCTTTCAAACTTTAAACTCTCCAATCAATGTTCGGCCGGAAATGGCATGATCCTTCAAGGCATGGCCGAACAATTTGGTCACGGGGTTCATGAATATGCGGATGTGGCCTTTAAGGCCGAGATCGCACCGACTTTCTCTTATGGCTGTGGCGTATTTTTAGATTCAGATCGAGTGAACTTTCAAAAGCAAGGTTTCTCAAAAGAAGAAATCATGGCCGGACTCGCCCAAGTTCTGCCAAAAAATATCTGGCAGTATGTGGTGCAGGTCCCAAGACTTGAAAGTTTTGGCCGTCGTTTCGTTCTCCAAGGCGGAACTCAATACAATCTTGCCGCTTTGAAAGCTCAGGTGGATTACATCAAAAAACGCGTAAAGAACGCCGAAGTGTTCGTGCATCCACATCCCGGTGAAGCAGGGGCCATTGGTGCGGCACTCGAAGCGCGCGAACTAGTGGGCATCCGCGGGTATACAACTTTTCCTGGTCTTCATGAGGCCTACAATATAAGTTACACCACCAAATCAGATGAATCCACTCGTTGTAATTTCTGTCCGAATCACTGCGCCCGTACCTTTGTCGATACCAAAACTCCCAGTGGAAAATCAGTGCGCTATATTTCGGGTTTCTCTTGCGAGAAAGGCACAGTTGAAAATAAAGAGGCCTTAAAACTTCTCATGCAAAAAAATGCCGAGAAGAAAAAGAACAATCCAAATCTTGTTCGCACTCAGGCAAAAGAACTCTTTAAACTGGATCTTACAGTTACTTCACACACTCCTGGGTTTCTGCAGAAAAAGATTGATCGTTCTCACATCAAAATCGCCATGCCACGAGTACTTAATATGTGGATCATGGCACCGTTTTTTAATGCTTATTTTTTATCATTGGGTCTAAAAGCAGAAAATATCATCTGGTCCTCAGAGACCAACGAACAAATGTCCAAAGACGGCATGAAGTATGGTTCGATTGATCCATGTTTCCCGGCCAAGGTAGCTCAGGCCCATATGCACCAGCTTCTTTATCATGAGAAGATGGATTATATTTTTTTCCCGGCCATTACTCATACACCTAATTTCCTCGTGAATGTCGTTTCAAGTACCAGCTGTCCCGTGGTTCAGGGCACACCTCTGGTGATGAAATCATCCTTCACTCTCGAGAAAGATTACTTCAAAGAAAAAGAAACGATTTTTGTTAATAGCGCAGTGGACTTCCAAAATACGGGTTATCTCAAGAAACAGCTCTTAGAAACCTGGAGTAAACACCTCACACTATCATCAAAAGAAAACGACCACGCGGTCATGGAAGGGCTCAAGGCCCTTCAAAACTTTGAACTAGAAATGGAAAAGCGCGGACAAGAAATCATTGAACGAGCAGAACGCGAGAAAGGCATCGCCATTCTTCTTCTGGGACGCCCTTATCATCTTGATCCGGGCCTTAACCATCAAATTCTAGATGAAGTCCAGGGTCTGGGTTTCCCGGTCATCACCATGACTTCCATTCCTAAAAACAAGGAATGGCTTTCAAAATATTTTGAAGGCAATCCTCATGACATTAATGACGTGTGGCCGGAAAACTTTTCAACCAACTCAGCTCAAAAAGTTTGGGCCGCTAAATTTGCCGCGAGAAATCCGCACATTGCGGTGATCGATATCTCAAGCTTTAAATGCGGCCACGATGCTCCGACTTACGGAATTATCGACAGCATTACTTCTGCGGCCAAGGCCGCCTACTTAACTCTCCATGACCTGGATCAAACCTCTCCAACTGAGTCGTTTAAGATCCGTCTCAAGACCTTTGCTTATAATTTAAATAAACGAATCGAACGCTTCCGAAAGGACGATGTATGCAGCACTGGACCGACAAAAACCCTCGAAACTTCACTAAAAGTGAGCGAAGTCATGTCACACTTTTAA